A region from the Sander vitreus isolate 19-12246 chromosome 1, sanVit1, whole genome shotgun sequence genome encodes:
- the secisbp2l gene encoding selenocysteine insertion sequence-binding protein 2-like isoform X5: MDASDNKDVKLSAEVEPFIPQKKGLEGSLVSMSLSGEAGGGGGGGGIGGGGGGVETTPIPSYLITCYPFVQENQPNRQHPMYNGGELRWQQPNPSPGGSYLAYPILSTPQPPVSNDYAYYQIMPAPCPPVMGFYQPFPGTYAGPVQAGVVNPVSADVSERPLPLGPAYGMASQRGRGMVRPNVLPKQQLGVCQPPRGRRPPTRSVAVQKEVCTLGPDGRTKTVTLVDAAQQTDFPGEVSGRCAAERASPLLWKNRTKRRRASHPAEGYNEQGASEADIDSDSGYCSPKHNQAAGIAQRTAENTAAPTGVEAGVMTAGTWVNVASQATQKSWGDRNSQFHRADQKKNPEQRNFSQDFHSGYPGRVPPNQSEQRLQPAVVTGTELTPEPLYFEDEDEFPDLTAGGAVQRSTKPESTSAQTHAQPKLPKNLLDNLPENSPINIVQTPIPITTSVPKRAKSQRKKALAAALATAQEYSEISMEQKKLQEAFTKAAGKKSKTSVELDLGDMLAALEKHQQAMKARQLTNTKPLSFTVGTTTPFHGSGLTSMPSMLKGHQQPFSAPHNALDSTAPRIKRGKEREIPKVKRPTALKKIILKEREGKKGKTSVEQESSGQEEHGDESLHFTDDLAREPASQENNGLSMPSDASLSPASQNSPYSITPVSQGSPASSGIGSPMASNAITKIHSRRFREYCNQVLSKEIDESVTMLLQELVRFQERVYQKDPTKAKSKRRLVMGLREVTKHMKLHKIKCVIISPNCEKIQAKGGLDEALYNVIAMARDQEIPFVFALGRKALGRCVNKLVPVSVVGIFNYSGAEGLFNRLVSLTEEARKAYKDMVSALEQEQAEEALKNDKKVPHHMGHSRNHSAASAISFCSIFSEPISEVNEKEYETNWRSMVETSDALEPVEAEPSRPAPATATQKDGETLAATTNTAPPGSTAPQPRAVPPTLTQGTSERDEVRVDDRLELASQQSTETGSLDGSCRGPLNSSITSTTSTLVPGMLEEAEEEEEEEEDYTPEPISVEVPTLSSRIESWVSKTLENLQLGKSQESTEEEEDEEEDDEQERGQSEEEEDLDSADITETRTEGNEQEEAKKVTG, translated from the exons GATGTGAAGCTTTCAGCCGAAGTGGAACCATTCATCCCACAGAAGAAAGGTCTCGAAGGATCTCTAGTCAGCATGAGTCTTTCTGGAGAGgcaggcggaggaggaggggggggaggtaTAGGAGGGGGCGGTGGAGGGGTCGAAACCACTCCCATACCCAGCTACCTCATCACCTGCTACCCTTTCGTCCAGGAGAACCAACCCAACAG ACAACATCCTATGTATAATGGAGGGGAGCTGCGCTGGCAGCAGCCTAACCCCAGCCCTGGTGGTTCATACCTGGCCTACCCCATCTTGTCCACGCCCCAGCCTCCTGTCTCCAATGACTACGCTTACTACCAGATTATGCCCGCTCCATGCCCACCTGTGATGGGCTTCTACCAGCCCTTCCCTGGCACCTATGCAGGTCCTGTGCAAGCTGGAGTGGTCAACCCTGTCTCAGCAGATGTCAGTGAAAGACCACTGCCTCTGGGGCCAGCATATGGGATGGCCAGTCAGAGGGGGAGAGGCATGGTCCGACCTAATGTTCTCCCAAAG CAACAGTTAGGTGTGTGCCAGCCTCCAAGGGGTCGCCGGCCTCCAACCAGAAGTGTAGCTGTGCAGAAAGAGGTTTGCACCTTGGGGCCTGATGGTAGGACCAAGACAGTCACGCTGGTGGATGCAGCACAGCAGACCG ATTTCCCAGGTGAGGTGTCAGGGCGGTGTGCTGCTGAGCGGGCTAGTCCCCTGCTGTGGAAGAACCGGACAAAGAGAAGACGGGCGTCCCATCCAGCTGAAGGCTACAACGAGCAGGGTGCCAGTGAGGCAGATATAGACAGCGACAGTGGCTACTGTAGCCCCAAACACAACCAGGCGGCAGGGATAGCACAACGGACAGCAGAGAATACAGCAGCACCCACA GGAGTAGAGGCTGGTGTAATGACAG CAGGTACCTGGGTAAATGTAGCCTCTCAGGCTACCCAGAAGTCCTGGGGAGACAGGAACAGCCAGTTCCACAGAGCAGACCAGAAGAAGAATCCTGAACAGAGAAACTTCTCACAG GATTTCCACAGTGGCTATCCAGGGCGTGTGCCGCCGAACCAATCGGAACAGAGGCTGCAGCCAGCAGTGGTCACTGGTACTGAGCTCACCCCAGAGCCCCTCTACTTTGAG GATGAAGATGAGTTCCCAGATCTCACTGCTGGAGGGGCTGTCCAACGCAGCACCAAACCAGAATCTACTTCAGCCCAGACACACGCGCAACCTAAACTGCCCAAAAACTTG CTGGATAACTTGCCAGAAAACTCCCCTATCAACATTGTGCAGACACCCATCCCCATTACCACCTCGGTTCCCAAGAGGGCCAAGAGCCAGAGGAAGAAGGCTCTGGCTGCTGCCTTGGCCACTGCACAGGAGTACTCTGAGATCAGCATGGAACAGAAGAAATTACAG GAGGCATTCACCAAAGCAGCAGGGAAGAAGAGTAAAACCTCTGTCGAGCTGGACCTGGGAGACATGCTGGCAGCTTTGGAGAAACACCAGCAGGCTATGAAGGCCAGACAACTCACCAATACCAAGCCACTGTCTTTTACAG TTGGAACAACTACTCCATTCCACGGTTCAGGCTTGACCAGCATGCCATCCATGTTGAAGGGTCATCAGCAGCCATTCTCTGCCCCACACAATGCCCTGGATTCCACCGCACCCCGTAtcaagagagggaaggagagggagatcCCTAAAGTAAAACGGCCAACAGCCCTTAAGAAG ATTATCTTGAAGGAACGTGAAGGGAAGAAAGGGAAGACGAGTGTTGAACAAGAGTCTTCAGGCCAGGAGGAGCATGGGGATGAGTCTCTACATTTCACTGATGATCTTGCACGAGAGCCTGCCTCCCAAGAAA ACAATGGTCTGAGTATGCCCAGTGATGCATCCCTTTCCCCGGCCAGTCAGAACTCTCCATATAGCATCACCCCAGTGTCCCAGGGTTCTCCTGCCAGCTCTGGCATCGGGAGTCCCATGGCCTCAAATGCCATCACCAAGATCCACAGCCGACGTTTCAGAGA gtaCTGTAACCAAGTGCTGAGTAAGGAGATAGATGAGAGCGTGACGATGCTGTTACAGGAACTGGTTCGCTTCCAGGAGCGGGTCTACCAGAAGGATCCTACCAAGGCCAAATCCAAGCGCCGCCTGGTAATGGGTCTCAGAGAGGTCACCAAGCACATGAAGTTGCATAAGATTAAGTGTGTCATCATCTCTCCCAACTGTGAAAAGATCCAGGCCAAAG GTGGATTGGATGAAGCTCTATACAATGTAATTGCCATGGCTAGGGATCAGGAGATCCCATTTGTGTTTGCCTTGGGCAGAAAAGCTCTTGGACGCTGCGTCAACAAACTAGTGCCTGTTAGCGTGGTTGGCATTTTCAACTATTCTGGAGCTGAG GGTCTCTTCAACCGTTTGGTGTCTCTGACAGAAGAGGCTAGGAAGGCCTACAAGGACATGGTGTCAGCTCTGGAGCAGGAGCAGGCCGAGGAGGCTCTGAAAAATGACAAGAAAGTCCCACACCACATGGGACATTCCCGCAACCACTCTGCTGCTTCTGCTATTTCCTTCTGCTCCATCTTCTCCGAGCCTATCTCAGAGGTCAATGAAAAGGAATACG AGACCAACTGGAGGAGTATGGTGGAGACTTCAGATGCCCTGGAGCCTGTAGAGGCTGAGCCGAGTCGCCCTGCACCTGCCACAGCCACCCAGAAAGATGGGGAGACCCTGGCAGCCACCACCAACACCGCCCCGCCTGGCTCCACTGCTCCCCAGCCCAGGGCAGTGCCTCCGACACTGACACAGGGTACCAGTGAGAGAGACGAGGTCCGGGTTGACGACAGGCTGGAGCTGGCCTCTCAGCAGAGCACAGAGACTGGCTCATTGGATGGGAGCTGCAGGGGCCCGCTCAACTCCTCCATCACCTCCACCACTTCCACCCTGGTCCCCGGGATGTTGGAAGAggcagaagaggaggaggaggaggaggaggactacACCCCTGAACCCATTTCTGTGGAGGTCCCCACCCTCAGCAGCCGCATCGAATCCTGGGTGTCAAAGACCCTGGAAAACCTGCAGCTGGGAAAGAGCCAGGAAAgtacggaggaggaggaggatgaggaggaagacgaTGAACAGGAGAGAGGGCagagtgaagaggaggaggacctCGATTCCGCGGACATCACAGAGACGAGGACGGAGGGTAATGAGCAAGAGGAGGCAAAGAAGGTCACTGGTTGA
- the secisbp2l gene encoding selenocysteine insertion sequence-binding protein 2-like isoform X2 yields MDASDNKDVKLSAEVEPFIPQKKGLEGSLVSMSLSGEAGGGGGGGGIGGGGGGVETTPIPSYLITCYPFVQENQPNRQHPMYNGGELRWQQPNPSPGGSYLAYPILSTPQPPVSNDYAYYQIMPAPCPPVMGFYQPFPGTYAGPVQAGVVNPVSADVSERPLPLGPAYGMASQRGRGMVRPNVLPKQQLGVCQPPRGRRPPTRSVAVQKEVCTLGPDGRTKTVTLVDAAQQTDFPGEVSGRCAAERASPLLWKNRTKRRRASHPAEGYNEQGASEADIDSDSGYCSPKHNQAAGIAQRTAENTAAPTGVEAGVMTGTWVNVASQATQKSWGDRNSQFHRADQKKNPEQRNFSQSLHVYTGVMAGTKNAMRQHIRSILATTEDSGTNRMNSQDFHSGYPGRVPPNQSEQRLQPAVVTGTELTPEPLYFEDEDEFPDLTAGGAVQRSTKPESTSAQTHAQPKLPKNLLDNLPENSPINIVQTPIPITTSVPKRAKSQRKKALAAALATAQEYSEISMEQKKLQEAFTKAAGKKSKTSVELDLGDMLAALEKHQQAMKARQLTNTKPLSFTVGTTTPFHGSGLTSMPSMLKGHQQPFSAPHNALDSTAPRIKRGKEREIPKVKRPTALKKIILKEREGKKGKTSVEQESSGQEEHGDESLHFTDDLAREPASQESEDNGLSMPSDASLSPASQNSPYSITPVSQGSPASSGIGSPMASNAITKIHSRRFREYCNQVLSKEIDESVTMLLQELVRFQERVYQKDPTKAKSKRRLVMGLREVTKHMKLHKIKCVIISPNCEKIQAKGGLDEALYNVIAMARDQEIPFVFALGRKALGRCVNKLVPVSVVGIFNYSGAEGLFNRLVSLTEEARKAYKDMVSALEQEQAEEALKNDKKVPHHMGHSRNHSAASAISFCSIFSEPISEVNEKEYETNWRSMVETSDALEPVEAEPSRPAPATATQKDGETLAATTNTAPPGSTAPQPRAVPPTLTQGTSERDEVRVDDRLELASQQSTETGSLDGSCRGPLNSSITSTTSTLVPGMLEEAEEEEEEEEDYTPEPISVEVPTLSSRIESWVSKTLENLQLGKSQESTEEEEDEEEDDEQERGQSEEEEDLDSADITETRTEGNEQEEAKKVTG; encoded by the exons GATGTGAAGCTTTCAGCCGAAGTGGAACCATTCATCCCACAGAAGAAAGGTCTCGAAGGATCTCTAGTCAGCATGAGTCTTTCTGGAGAGgcaggcggaggaggaggggggggaggtaTAGGAGGGGGCGGTGGAGGGGTCGAAACCACTCCCATACCCAGCTACCTCATCACCTGCTACCCTTTCGTCCAGGAGAACCAACCCAACAG ACAACATCCTATGTATAATGGAGGGGAGCTGCGCTGGCAGCAGCCTAACCCCAGCCCTGGTGGTTCATACCTGGCCTACCCCATCTTGTCCACGCCCCAGCCTCCTGTCTCCAATGACTACGCTTACTACCAGATTATGCCCGCTCCATGCCCACCTGTGATGGGCTTCTACCAGCCCTTCCCTGGCACCTATGCAGGTCCTGTGCAAGCTGGAGTGGTCAACCCTGTCTCAGCAGATGTCAGTGAAAGACCACTGCCTCTGGGGCCAGCATATGGGATGGCCAGTCAGAGGGGGAGAGGCATGGTCCGACCTAATGTTCTCCCAAAG CAACAGTTAGGTGTGTGCCAGCCTCCAAGGGGTCGCCGGCCTCCAACCAGAAGTGTAGCTGTGCAGAAAGAGGTTTGCACCTTGGGGCCTGATGGTAGGACCAAGACAGTCACGCTGGTGGATGCAGCACAGCAGACCG ATTTCCCAGGTGAGGTGTCAGGGCGGTGTGCTGCTGAGCGGGCTAGTCCCCTGCTGTGGAAGAACCGGACAAAGAGAAGACGGGCGTCCCATCCAGCTGAAGGCTACAACGAGCAGGGTGCCAGTGAGGCAGATATAGACAGCGACAGTGGCTACTGTAGCCCCAAACACAACCAGGCGGCAGGGATAGCACAACGGACAGCAGAGAATACAGCAGCACCCACA GGAGTAGAGGCTGGTGTAATGACAG GTACCTGGGTAAATGTAGCCTCTCAGGCTACCCAGAAGTCCTGGGGAGACAGGAACAGCCAGTTCCACAGAGCAGACCAGAAGAAGAATCCTGAACAGAGAAACTTCTCACAG AGCTTGCATGTGTATACTGGTGTTATGGCTGGAACAAAGAATGCAATGAGACAACACATAAGGAGTATTTTAGCAACAACTGAAGACAGTGGTACCAACAGAATGAATAGCCAG GATTTCCACAGTGGCTATCCAGGGCGTGTGCCGCCGAACCAATCGGAACAGAGGCTGCAGCCAGCAGTGGTCACTGGTACTGAGCTCACCCCAGAGCCCCTCTACTTTGAG GATGAAGATGAGTTCCCAGATCTCACTGCTGGAGGGGCTGTCCAACGCAGCACCAAACCAGAATCTACTTCAGCCCAGACACACGCGCAACCTAAACTGCCCAAAAACTTG CTGGATAACTTGCCAGAAAACTCCCCTATCAACATTGTGCAGACACCCATCCCCATTACCACCTCGGTTCCCAAGAGGGCCAAGAGCCAGAGGAAGAAGGCTCTGGCTGCTGCCTTGGCCACTGCACAGGAGTACTCTGAGATCAGCATGGAACAGAAGAAATTACAG GAGGCATTCACCAAAGCAGCAGGGAAGAAGAGTAAAACCTCTGTCGAGCTGGACCTGGGAGACATGCTGGCAGCTTTGGAGAAACACCAGCAGGCTATGAAGGCCAGACAACTCACCAATACCAAGCCACTGTCTTTTACAG TTGGAACAACTACTCCATTCCACGGTTCAGGCTTGACCAGCATGCCATCCATGTTGAAGGGTCATCAGCAGCCATTCTCTGCCCCACACAATGCCCTGGATTCCACCGCACCCCGTAtcaagagagggaaggagagggagatcCCTAAAGTAAAACGGCCAACAGCCCTTAAGAAG ATTATCTTGAAGGAACGTGAAGGGAAGAAAGGGAAGACGAGTGTTGAACAAGAGTCTTCAGGCCAGGAGGAGCATGGGGATGAGTCTCTACATTTCACTGATGATCTTGCACGAGAGCCTGCCTCCCAAGAAAGTGAGG ACAATGGTCTGAGTATGCCCAGTGATGCATCCCTTTCCCCGGCCAGTCAGAACTCTCCATATAGCATCACCCCAGTGTCCCAGGGTTCTCCTGCCAGCTCTGGCATCGGGAGTCCCATGGCCTCAAATGCCATCACCAAGATCCACAGCCGACGTTTCAGAGA gtaCTGTAACCAAGTGCTGAGTAAGGAGATAGATGAGAGCGTGACGATGCTGTTACAGGAACTGGTTCGCTTCCAGGAGCGGGTCTACCAGAAGGATCCTACCAAGGCCAAATCCAAGCGCCGCCTGGTAATGGGTCTCAGAGAGGTCACCAAGCACATGAAGTTGCATAAGATTAAGTGTGTCATCATCTCTCCCAACTGTGAAAAGATCCAGGCCAAAG GTGGATTGGATGAAGCTCTATACAATGTAATTGCCATGGCTAGGGATCAGGAGATCCCATTTGTGTTTGCCTTGGGCAGAAAAGCTCTTGGACGCTGCGTCAACAAACTAGTGCCTGTTAGCGTGGTTGGCATTTTCAACTATTCTGGAGCTGAG GGTCTCTTCAACCGTTTGGTGTCTCTGACAGAAGAGGCTAGGAAGGCCTACAAGGACATGGTGTCAGCTCTGGAGCAGGAGCAGGCCGAGGAGGCTCTGAAAAATGACAAGAAAGTCCCACACCACATGGGACATTCCCGCAACCACTCTGCTGCTTCTGCTATTTCCTTCTGCTCCATCTTCTCCGAGCCTATCTCAGAGGTCAATGAAAAGGAATACG AGACCAACTGGAGGAGTATGGTGGAGACTTCAGATGCCCTGGAGCCTGTAGAGGCTGAGCCGAGTCGCCCTGCACCTGCCACAGCCACCCAGAAAGATGGGGAGACCCTGGCAGCCACCACCAACACCGCCCCGCCTGGCTCCACTGCTCCCCAGCCCAGGGCAGTGCCTCCGACACTGACACAGGGTACCAGTGAGAGAGACGAGGTCCGGGTTGACGACAGGCTGGAGCTGGCCTCTCAGCAGAGCACAGAGACTGGCTCATTGGATGGGAGCTGCAGGGGCCCGCTCAACTCCTCCATCACCTCCACCACTTCCACCCTGGTCCCCGGGATGTTGGAAGAggcagaagaggaggaggaggaggaggaggactacACCCCTGAACCCATTTCTGTGGAGGTCCCCACCCTCAGCAGCCGCATCGAATCCTGGGTGTCAAAGACCCTGGAAAACCTGCAGCTGGGAAAGAGCCAGGAAAgtacggaggaggaggaggatgaggaggaagacgaTGAACAGGAGAGAGGGCagagtgaagaggaggaggacctCGATTCCGCGGACATCACAGAGACGAGGACGGAGGGTAATGAGCAAGAGGAGGCAAAGAAGGTCACTGGTTGA